In Candidatus Eisenbacteria bacterium, a genomic segment contains:
- a CDS encoding protein kinase, giving the protein MLLTPATRLGVYEILAPLGAGGMGEVYRARDTRLKRDIAIKVLPDDVASSPDRLARFEREATTVAGLNHPNIVTLFSFEEVAGTRFLTMELVEGPHLRALDRDPRWMQFLKQIGLEE; this is encoded by the coding sequence ATGCTGCTGACTCCCGCCACGCGCCTTGGCGTGTACGAGATCCTCGCCCCGCTCGGCGCGGGGGGCATGGGTGAGGTGTATCGCGCCCGCGACACACGGCTCAAGCGCGACATCGCGATCAAGGTGCTGCCCGACGACGTGGCCTCGTCGCCCGACCGGCTCGCCCGCTTCGAGCGCGAGGCCACGACCGTGGCCGGGCTCAATCACCCGAACATCGTCACCCTGTTCTCCTTCGAGGAGGTCGCGGGCACGCGTTTCCTGACGATGGAGCTGGTCGAGGGCCCTCACTTGCGCGCACTCGATCGGGATCCGCGGTGGATGCAGTTCCTGAAGCAAATCGGGCTCGAGGAGTGA